A portion of the Citrobacter rodentium NBRC 105723 = DSM 16636 genome contains these proteins:
- a CDS encoding SLC13 family permease, whose translation MSLWLSHPLFIPSLVVGITILLWATSLLPEFITALLFFTVAMMAKIAPPEVIFGGFASSAFWLVFSGFVLGVAIRKTGLADRAARALSARLTDSWPLMVSSVVLLSYALAFVMPSNMGRIALLMPIVAAMAKRAGIMEGTRAWYGLALAVGFGTFQLSATILPANVPNLVMSGAAEGSYGIHLNYLPYLLLHTPVLGWLKGALLIVLVCWLFPGKPHAPRDLTPPEPMSRAEKRLAWMLAVVLTMWVSESWHGIGPAWSGLAAAVITLLPRIGFISGDEFASGVNFRTCLYVAGILGLAIVVTQTGIGDAAGEALLHVMPLDPQAPFTSFLALTGITTALNFIMTANGVPALYTTLAQSFSEATGFPLLSVIMIQVLGYSTPLLPYQASPIVVAMALGKVPARAGMLLCLALAVATWLLLVPLDYLWFGLLGRL comes from the coding sequence ATGTCGCTCTGGCTTTCGCATCCGCTGTTTATTCCTTCGTTAGTGGTGGGCATCACCATTCTGCTCTGGGCGACCTCGCTGTTGCCGGAGTTTATCACCGCGCTACTGTTCTTTACCGTGGCGATGATGGCGAAGATCGCCCCGCCGGAGGTTATCTTTGGCGGCTTTGCCTCATCGGCGTTCTGGCTGGTGTTCAGCGGTTTTGTGCTCGGCGTGGCGATCCGCAAGACGGGGCTGGCGGACCGGGCGGCAAGGGCGCTTTCGGCGCGGCTGACCGACTCCTGGCCGCTGATGGTCTCCAGCGTGGTGCTTCTGAGCTACGCGCTGGCCTTCGTCATGCCTTCTAATATGGGGCGTATCGCGCTGTTGATGCCGATTGTTGCGGCGATGGCGAAGCGTGCCGGGATTATGGAGGGTACCCGCGCGTGGTACGGCCTGGCGCTGGCCGTCGGCTTCGGCACTTTTCAGCTTTCAGCGACGATCCTCCCCGCCAACGTGCCGAATCTGGTGATGAGCGGGGCGGCGGAAGGCTCTTACGGCATCCATCTTAACTATTTACCCTATCTGCTACTGCATACGCCGGTGCTGGGCTGGCTGAAAGGCGCGCTGCTGATCGTGCTGGTGTGCTGGTTGTTTCCCGGCAAGCCCCACGCGCCGCGTGATTTAACGCCGCCGGAGCCGATGAGCCGCGCCGAAAAGCGGCTGGCGTGGATGCTGGCGGTGGTGCTGACGATGTGGGTGAGCGAGAGCTGGCACGGGATTGGTCCGGCATGGAGCGGGCTGGCGGCGGCGGTCATCACCCTGCTGCCGCGTATCGGTTTTATCAGCGGAGACGAGTTTGCCTCGGGCGTGAATTTTCGAACCTGCCTGTACGTCGCGGGCATTCTTGGCCTGGCGATCGTCGTCACGCAGACCGGGATTGGCGATGCGGCCGGTGAGGCGTTGCTGCACGTCATGCCGCTCGATCCGCAGGCGCCGTTTACCAGCTTCCTCGCTCTGACCGGCATTACCACCGCGCTTAACTTCATTATGACCGCCAACGGCGTCCCGGCGCTGTACACCACCCTGGCGCAGAGCTTTTCTGAGGCGACGGGTTTTCCGCTCTTGTCGGTGATTATGATTCAGGTGCTGGGTTATTCCACGCCGCTGCTGCCGTATCAGGCGTCGCCGATTGTGGTGGCGATGGCGTTAGGGAAGGTGCCGGCGCGGGCGGGGATGCTACTGTGTCTGGCACTGGCGGTGGCAACCTGGCTGCTGCTGGTGCCGCTGGATTATTTGTGGTTTGGTTTACTGGGGCGTTTGTAA
- the cpxR gene encoding envelope stress response regulator transcription factor CpxR, whose protein sequence is MNKILLVDDDRELTSLLKELLEMEGFNVLVAHDGEQALELLDDSIDLLLLDVMMPKKNGIDTLKALRQTHQTPVIMLTARGSELDRVLGLELGADDYLPKPFNDRELVARIRAILRRSHWSEQQQSSDNSSPTLEVDALSLNPGRQEASFDGQTLELTGTEFTLLYLLAQHLGQVVSREHLSQEVLGKRLTPFDRAIDMHISNLRRKLPERKDGHPWFKTLRGRGYLMVSAS, encoded by the coding sequence ATGAATAAAATCCTGTTAGTTGATGATGACCGAGAGTTGACATCCCTTTTAAAGGAACTGCTGGAAATGGAAGGCTTCAACGTGCTGGTTGCCCATGACGGGGAACAGGCGCTGGAGCTTCTGGACGACAGCATCGATTTACTTTTGCTTGATGTCATGATGCCGAAGAAAAACGGCATTGATACCCTGAAAGCGCTTCGCCAGACACACCAGACCCCCGTTATTATGCTGACCGCCCGCGGCAGCGAACTGGATCGCGTGCTTGGGCTTGAACTGGGCGCAGATGACTATTTACCGAAGCCGTTTAACGATCGCGAACTGGTGGCGCGTATCCGCGCGATCCTCCGCCGCTCGCACTGGAGCGAACAGCAGCAGAGCAGCGATAACAGCTCGCCGACGCTGGAAGTGGACGCGCTCAGCCTCAATCCGGGGCGTCAGGAAGCCAGCTTTGACGGGCAGACGCTGGAGCTCACCGGCACCGAGTTCACGCTGCTTTATTTGCTGGCGCAGCATCTCGGTCAGGTGGTATCGCGTGAACATCTCAGCCAGGAAGTGCTGGGCAAACGTCTGACGCCTTTTGACCGCGCCATCGATATGCATATCTCGAACCTGCGTCGCAAACTGCCGGAGCGCAAAGATGGCCACCCGTGGTTTAAAACTCTGCGTGGTCGCGGCTATCTGATGGTTTCCGCTTCATGA
- a CDS encoding toxin-antitoxin system YwqK family antitoxin — MKMRIRHWMLSSLLAVSTVNAADKGRLVHGPFATHDGQTLSFYQKNDIVTAWFDSPEETEERTISDYELIENRQYELGNVSVVAVFFQDLDLGGQDEVVVMYRDKAGKPHLRAWGADADQALPLTRFTPQLEKVAASLDTFTVASARKAIGRLLPQQYLIKAFPQDLPDPLFTEVLNAPDNYRHEFLRYFDELGDDVEKLDDASGYSLIFPDKFIERTSEKGENIRYTLTMDILRQGTCGNDDAGFAITGLYYQNVAAANEYCREGPFTFFGLQGCQLNPGLTGQYHNNEFDGEWTHFNAEEGRLLEKGTYRNGLREGLWQEYNYEGLRKEGRYHEDEKDGVWQTFSDTGEIIAVETWQNRTLNGLWQRKSRQWGHESAWQLEEEGHYLNGHKEGRWQENMTTQPRYAQYRNGLLDGELRETTLEGQNVISKQYRQGVVNGEISEWFANGKLKRYAIYQYGQLLKEEVYHKDSGQRYELGHWKIVSPAGGDLCKNLTDQDACDRRAAKQAASLKDGEWRTWHEDGVLATLTHWQDGEKAGAEYKFNHNGKLFSYARWDGKYYPAEETHYDYSSSDDYARKPVRMRLSADSHVLKPGLKEQTTFHSGSGNLMRQNDWCTTSSNGIAVCGKEYWWHKSGFLSSIVLQHNNRKIESTSWDDQGVISGQLIKTKDNRFSERSYFNGALFSNTFRLAKTYHDNNEEVVTADPYGTPVTHYYDQQGNEISPEELRKQRKPKNFKYISE, encoded by the coding sequence ATGAAAATGCGTATACGTCACTGGATGTTATCGTCACTGCTCGCGGTGTCGACGGTCAACGCTGCGGATAAAGGCAGGCTGGTACATGGACCTTTTGCCACTCATGATGGACAAACTCTCTCGTTTTATCAGAAAAATGATATTGTGACAGCCTGGTTCGACTCTCCTGAAGAGACAGAGGAGCGGACAATTTCCGATTATGAGTTAATTGAAAACCGGCAGTACGAACTCGGGAATGTCTCTGTTGTTGCCGTCTTTTTTCAGGATCTGGACCTGGGCGGCCAGGATGAAGTTGTGGTTATGTATCGCGACAAGGCCGGGAAACCTCACCTCAGAGCATGGGGAGCCGATGCGGATCAAGCGCTGCCGCTCACGCGTTTTACGCCACAACTGGAAAAAGTGGCGGCGTCGCTGGACACCTTTACCGTCGCCAGCGCCCGCAAGGCGATCGGCCGTCTGCTGCCGCAGCAATATTTGATCAAAGCATTCCCGCAGGATTTACCCGATCCGCTTTTTACTGAAGTGCTCAACGCGCCGGATAATTATCGGCACGAGTTCCTGCGTTATTTTGATGAGCTGGGCGATGATGTAGAAAAACTGGACGATGCAAGCGGCTATTCCCTTATTTTTCCTGACAAGTTTATCGAACGAACAAGCGAGAAAGGGGAAAACATACGCTATACGTTAACCATGGATATTCTGCGTCAGGGCACATGCGGAAATGATGATGCTGGCTTTGCTATTACCGGACTTTATTACCAGAACGTAGCGGCGGCCAATGAGTACTGCCGGGAGGGGCCATTTACTTTTTTTGGACTGCAAGGATGCCAGTTAAATCCAGGCTTGACAGGGCAATATCATAACAACGAATTTGACGGCGAATGGACCCATTTCAACGCGGAAGAGGGGCGATTACTGGAAAAAGGGACGTACCGCAACGGACTGCGTGAAGGACTCTGGCAAGAATACAATTATGAGGGGTTGCGCAAGGAGGGGCGATACCATGAAGACGAGAAGGACGGCGTGTGGCAAACCTTCTCTGATACCGGGGAGATTATTGCGGTAGAAACCTGGCAAAACAGAACGTTGAACGGATTATGGCAGCGGAAGAGCCGACAATGGGGTCATGAATCCGCCTGGCAGCTTGAAGAAGAAGGCCACTATCTTAACGGTCATAAAGAAGGCAGGTGGCAAGAGAATATGACCACGCAGCCGCGTTATGCGCAATATCGTAACGGGCTACTGGATGGGGAACTGCGGGAGACGACCCTGGAAGGGCAAAACGTTATCAGCAAACAGTACCGGCAGGGGGTAGTGAATGGGGAAATCAGCGAATGGTTTGCTAACGGCAAATTAAAGCGATACGCCATTTATCAGTATGGTCAGCTGTTGAAGGAAGAGGTGTATCATAAAGACAGTGGTCAACGCTATGAACTTGGCCACTGGAAGATCGTATCACCGGCTGGCGGCGACTTATGTAAAAACCTGACAGACCAGGACGCGTGCGACCGACGGGCCGCGAAACAGGCGGCGTCCCTGAAAGACGGAGAATGGCGCACCTGGCATGAAGACGGCGTTCTTGCTACGTTAACTCACTGGCAGGACGGTGAAAAGGCTGGCGCGGAGTATAAGTTTAACCATAACGGGAAGCTGTTTTCTTATGCGCGTTGGGACGGGAAATATTATCCGGCGGAAGAAACCCATTACGATTACTCTTCCAGTGATGATTACGCGCGTAAACCGGTGCGAATGCGTCTGTCTGCCGATTCACATGTGCTAAAGCCAGGCCTGAAAGAACAAACCACCTTTCATTCCGGCTCGGGTAATTTAATGCGTCAGAACGATTGGTGTACGACCTCTTCAAATGGCATCGCGGTATGCGGAAAAGAGTACTGGTGGCACAAATCGGGTTTCCTTTCATCAATCGTTCTGCAACATAACAACCGGAAAATAGAAAGTACCAGTTGGGATGACCAGGGCGTAATTAGTGGGCAATTAATTAAGACTAAAGACAACCGTTTTAGCGAGCGTTCTTATTTCAATGGCGCCCTGTTCAGCAATACGTTTCGTCTTGCGAAAACCTATCATGACAACAATGAAGAGGTCGTTACGGCTGACCCGTACGGTACGCCGGTGACGCATTATTATGATCAACAAGGCAATGAAATATCCCCTGAAGAGCTTCGAAAACAACGAAAGCCAAAGAATTTTAAATATATCTCAGAGTAA
- the pfkA gene encoding 6-phosphofructokinase — MIKKIGVLTSGGDAPGMNAAIRGVVRAALTEGLEVMGIYDGYLGLYEDRMVQLDRYSVSDMINRGGTFLGSARFPEFRDENIRAVAIENLKKRGIDALVVIGGDGSYMGAKRLTEMGFPCIGLPGTIDNDIKGTDYTIGYFTALGTVVEAIDRLRDTSSSHQRISIVEVMGRYCGDLTLAAAIAGGCEFVVVPEVEFSRDDLVAEIKAGIAKGKKHAIVAITEHMCDVDELAHYIEKETARETRATVLGHIQRGGSPVPYDRILASRMGAYAIELLLEGFGGRCVGIQNEKLVHHDIIDAIENMKRPFKGDWLDCAKKLY, encoded by the coding sequence ATGATTAAAAAAATCGGTGTGTTGACAAGCGGCGGTGATGCGCCGGGCATGAACGCAGCAATCCGTGGCGTGGTGCGCGCAGCGCTGACGGAAGGACTGGAAGTCATGGGAATTTATGATGGCTACCTGGGTCTGTATGAAGACCGTATGGTGCAGCTTGACCGTTACAGCGTGTCCGACATGATCAACCGTGGCGGCACGTTCCTGGGGTCAGCCCGCTTCCCGGAATTCCGTGATGAAAACATCCGCGCCGTGGCTATCGAAAACCTGAAAAAACGCGGCATTGACGCTCTGGTGGTTATCGGCGGCGACGGTTCCTATATGGGGGCGAAGCGCCTGACCGAAATGGGTTTCCCGTGCATCGGCCTGCCGGGCACCATCGATAACGACATCAAAGGGACCGACTATACCATCGGTTACTTCACCGCGTTGGGCACCGTTGTGGAAGCAATCGACCGTCTGCGCGACACCTCTTCTTCACACCAGCGTATTTCTATCGTTGAAGTGATGGGTCGTTACTGCGGCGATCTGACCCTTGCGGCTGCCATCGCCGGCGGCTGTGAGTTCGTGGTGGTGCCGGAAGTGGAATTCAGCCGTGACGATCTGGTTGCTGAGATCAAAGCCGGTATCGCGAAGGGTAAAAAACACGCCATCGTCGCCATTACCGAGCACATGTGCGACGTTGATGAGCTGGCGCATTACATCGAGAAAGAAACCGCCCGTGAAACCCGTGCGACCGTACTGGGCCACATTCAGCGCGGTGGTTCCCCGGTGCCTTACGACCGTATTCTCGCTTCCCGTATGGGCGCTTACGCGATTGAACTGCTGCTTGAAGGCTTTGGCGGTCGCTGCGTCGGTATTCAGAACGAAAAACTGGTTCACCATGACATTATCGACGCGATTGAAAACATGAAGCGTCCGTTCAAAGGTGACTGGCTGGACTGCGCGAAGAAACTGTACTAA
- the sbp gene encoding sulfate/thiosulfate ABC transporter substrate-binding protein Sbp, producing the protein MNKWGVGLTLLLASSSVLAKDIQLLNVSYDPTRELYEQYNKAFSAHWKQETGDNVVIRQSHGGSGKQATSVINGIEADVVTLALAYDVDAIAERGRIDKNWIKRLPDNSAPYTSTIVFLVRKGNPKQIHDWNDLIKPGISVITPNPKSSGGARWNYLAAWGYALHHNNNDQAKAQDFVKALYKNVEVLDSGARGSTNTFVERGIGDVLIAWENEALLATNELGKDKFDIVTPSESILAEPTVSVVDKVVDKKGTKAVAEAYLKYLYSPEGQEIAAKNYYRPRDADVAKKYENAFPKLKLFTIDDVFGGWTKAQKEHFSNGGTFDQISKR; encoded by the coding sequence ATGAACAAATGGGGCGTAGGGTTAACATTGTTGCTGGCATCATCCAGCGTTCTGGCAAAGGATATTCAGTTACTTAACGTCTCTTACGATCCGACGCGCGAGCTGTACGAGCAGTACAACAAAGCGTTTAGCGCGCACTGGAAACAAGAGACGGGCGATAACGTGGTGATTCGTCAGTCGCATGGCGGCTCCGGCAAACAGGCCACTTCCGTTATCAACGGTATTGAAGCGGATGTGGTTACGCTGGCGCTGGCTTACGACGTCGACGCCATTGCCGAACGTGGCCGCATTGATAAAAACTGGATTAAACGCCTGCCGGACAACTCCGCGCCGTATACGTCCACCATTGTCTTCTTGGTACGCAAAGGTAACCCTAAGCAAATTCACGACTGGAACGATCTGATCAAACCGGGCATTTCGGTGATTACGCCGAACCCGAAAAGCTCCGGCGGCGCGCGCTGGAACTATCTGGCGGCGTGGGGCTACGCGCTGCACCATAACAACAACGATCAAGCGAAAGCGCAGGATTTCGTTAAGGCGTTATACAAAAACGTCGAAGTGCTGGACTCCGGCGCGCGCGGTTCGACCAACACCTTCGTCGAACGTGGGATTGGCGACGTGCTGATCGCATGGGAGAACGAAGCGCTGCTGGCGACGAACGAACTGGGCAAAGATAAGTTCGATATCGTCACCCCGAGCGAATCCATTCTCGCAGAGCCAACCGTCTCTGTCGTCGATAAAGTCGTGGACAAGAAAGGGACGAAAGCGGTTGCCGAAGCCTATCTGAAGTATCTCTACTCGCCGGAAGGCCAGGAGATCGCGGCAAAAAATTACTACCGCCCGCGCGATGCCGACGTGGCGAAGAAATATGAGAACGCGTTTCCGAAGCTGAAGCTGTTCACCATTGACGATGTGTTTGGCGGCTGGACGAAAGCGCAGAAAGAACATTTCTCTAACGGCGGCACGTTCGACCAGATCAGTAAACGTTAA
- a CDS encoding CDP-diacylglycerol diphosphatase translates to MKKIAFGLLALLVITVAAGTGYWKFMRNPDALRNIVFGQCLPNQLQHNDPAPCAEVKPAAGYVVFKDRNGPLQYLLMPTYRINGTESPLLLEQPTPNFFWLAWQARDFMSQKYGKDIPDSAVSLAINSRSGRTQDHFHIHISCLRPDVRAQLDASLAKVSSRWLPLPGGLRGHEYLARRVTESELMQRSPFMMLAEEVPEARQHMGSYALAMARQSDNSFVLLATRRNLLTLNRASAEEIQDHSCALLN, encoded by the coding sequence ATGAAAAAAATCGCTTTTGGGCTGCTGGCATTGCTGGTGATTACTGTTGCTGCGGGGACGGGGTACTGGAAATTTATGCGTAACCCTGACGCATTAAGGAACATCGTTTTCGGGCAGTGCTTACCCAACCAGTTGCAGCATAACGATCCCGCGCCGTGTGCTGAGGTAAAGCCCGCTGCTGGCTACGTGGTGTTTAAAGACCGCAACGGCCCGCTGCAATATCTGTTGATGCCAACTTATCGCATTAATGGCACTGAAAGCCCTTTGCTGCTCGAGCAGCCCACTCCCAACTTCTTCTGGCTGGCCTGGCAGGCTCGCGATTTTATGAGCCAGAAGTACGGCAAGGATATTCCGGACAGCGCCGTTTCTCTGGCGATCAATTCTCGTAGCGGACGGACGCAGGACCATTTCCACATCCATATTTCCTGCCTTCGCCCTGATGTGCGGGCGCAGCTGGACGCCAGCCTGGCGAAAGTCAGCTCCCGCTGGTTACCGCTACCGGGCGGGTTACGCGGGCATGAGTACCTGGCGCGCCGCGTCACGGAGAGCGAACTGATGCAGCGCAGCCCGTTTATGATGCTGGCGGAGGAGGTGCCGGAGGCGCGCCAGCATATGGGGAGCTACGCGCTGGCGATGGCCCGTCAGAGCGATAATTCTTTTGTGCTGCTGGCGACCCGGCGCAATCTGTTGACCTTAAATCGCGCGTCGGCGGAAGAAATTCAGGATCATAGCTGCGCGCTGTTAAATTAG
- the cpxA gene encoding envelope stress sensor histidine kinase CpxA: MIGSLTARIFAIFWLTLALVLMLVLMLPKLDSRQMTELLDSEQRQGLMIEQHVEAELANDPPNDLMWWRRLFRAIDKWAPPGQRLLLVTTEGRVIGAERSEMQIIRNFIGQADNADHPQKKKYGRVEMVGPFSVRDGEDNYQLYLIRPASSSQSDFINLLFDRPLLLLIVTMLVSSPLLLWLAWSLAKPARKLKNAADEVAQGNLRQHPELEAGPQEFLAAGASFNQMVTALERMMTTQQRLLSDISHELRTPLTRLQLGTALLRRRSGESKELERIETEAQRLDSMINDLLVMSRNQQKNALVSETMKANQLWGEVLDNAAFEAEQMGKSLTVNFPPGPWPLYGNPNALESALENIVRNALRYSHTQIEVGFAVDKDGITITVDDDGPGVSPEDREQIFRPFYRTDEARDRESGGTGLGLAIVETAIQQHRGWVKAEDSPLGGLRLVIWLPLYKRS, translated from the coding sequence ATGATAGGTAGCTTAACCGCGCGCATCTTCGCCATCTTCTGGTTAACGCTGGCGCTGGTGCTGATGCTGGTGTTGATGTTGCCCAAGCTCGACTCGCGTCAAATGACCGAGCTGCTGGACAGCGAACAGCGCCAGGGGTTGATGATAGAGCAACACGTCGAGGCTGAACTCGCGAACGATCCGCCAAACGATTTAATGTGGTGGCGTCGCCTGTTCCGCGCGATTGACAAGTGGGCGCCGCCTGGACAGCGGCTATTGCTTGTGACCACTGAAGGACGCGTGATCGGCGCTGAACGCAGCGAAATGCAGATCATCCGTAACTTCATTGGTCAGGCGGATAACGCCGATCATCCGCAGAAGAAAAAGTACGGTCGCGTAGAAATGGTTGGCCCGTTCTCCGTCAGGGACGGAGAAGATAATTACCAGCTTTACCTGATTCGACCGGCCAGCAGTTCCCAATCCGATTTTATTAACCTGCTGTTTGACCGCCCGCTATTGTTGTTAATCGTCACGATGCTGGTCAGCTCCCCGCTGCTGTTGTGGCTGGCCTGGAGCCTGGCGAAACCGGCGCGTAAGCTGAAAAACGCCGCCGACGAGGTGGCCCAGGGCAACCTGCGTCAGCATCCGGAACTGGAGGCTGGCCCGCAGGAATTTCTTGCCGCAGGCGCCAGTTTTAACCAGATGGTGACCGCGCTGGAGCGCATGATGACCACCCAACAGCGTCTGCTGTCGGATATCTCGCATGAACTGAGAACGCCGTTGACCCGCTTACAGCTGGGCACCGCGCTGCTGCGCCGCCGCAGCGGCGAGAGCAAAGAGCTTGAGCGTATCGAAACCGAAGCGCAGCGTCTGGACAGCATGATCAACGACCTGTTGGTGATGTCGCGCAATCAGCAGAAAAACGCGCTGGTCAGCGAAACGATGAAAGCCAACCAGCTGTGGGGCGAAGTACTGGACAACGCCGCCTTTGAAGCCGAACAGATGGGCAAATCGCTGACGGTGAACTTCCCGCCGGGGCCGTGGCCGCTGTACGGCAACCCGAACGCGCTGGAAAGCGCGCTGGAAAATATCGTCCGCAACGCGCTGCGCTATTCGCATACGCAGATAGAAGTTGGCTTCGCGGTGGATAAAGACGGGATTACCATCACCGTGGATGACGATGGTCCGGGCGTGAGTCCCGAGGACCGCGAGCAGATCTTCCGCCCGTTTTACCGAACGGATGAAGCGCGCGATCGCGAATCCGGCGGCACCGGGCTGGGGCTGGCGATTGTCGAAACCGCCATCCAGCAGCATCGTGGTTGGGTAAAGGCGGAAGACAGCCCGCTGGGCGGATTGCGGCTGGTGATCTGGTTACCGCTGTATAAGCGTTCGTAA
- the cpxP gene encoding cell-envelope stress modulator CpxP, with amino-acid sequence MRKVTAAVMASTLAFSSLSHAAEVDTGDNWHPSEPSAPRTVQSHMFDGISLTEHQRQQMRDLMQQARHEQPPVNVSEMETMHRLVTAEKFDENAVRAQAEKMAQAQVARQVEMAKVRNQMYHLLTPEQQAVLNEKHQQRMEQLRDVTQWHKSSSLRLLSSSNSRSQ; translated from the coding sequence ATGCGCAAAGTTACCGCTGCCGTCATGGCCTCAACGCTGGCATTCAGTTCATTAAGCCATGCTGCTGAAGTCGATACAGGCGATAACTGGCACCCGAGTGAACCTTCGGCGCCGCGCACTGTACAAAGCCATATGTTTGACGGCATAAGTTTAACCGAACATCAACGTCAACAGATGCGAGATCTGATGCAACAGGCCCGGCACGAACAGCCTCCTGTTAATGTTAGCGAAATGGAGACGATGCATCGTCTTGTCACTGCAGAAAAATTTGATGAAAACGCTGTACGCGCTCAGGCAGAAAAGATGGCGCAGGCACAGGTTGCCAGACAGGTCGAAATGGCTAAGGTCCGCAACCAGATGTATCACCTGTTAACGCCCGAGCAGCAAGCGGTTTTAAATGAGAAGCATCAACAACGTATGGAGCAGTTGCGCGACGTGACGCAATGGCACAAAAGTTCATCGTTGAGGTTATTGAGTAGTAGCAACTCACGTTCCCAGTAA
- a CDS encoding DUF3757 domain-containing protein, with translation MKHGIYVAMTLALLSGCASASTESMSCPAPESISYENHIYTSPVTLSGWEGSWNSQAHRQQDIKRFVTALYFAKTGVTEGVLVNCTYELANGQEIDLTYSRKGEEDILSNLIVSIDGNTNWYPESASKSERFYDCDKSADACSFTPLRTVYN, from the coding sequence ATGAAACATGGTATATATGTTGCGATGACACTCGCCCTTCTTTCAGGCTGTGCGTCGGCTTCAACGGAAAGCATGAGCTGCCCGGCGCCGGAATCCATCAGCTATGAGAACCATATTTATACTTCTCCCGTGACGCTTTCCGGATGGGAAGGAAGCTGGAATTCACAGGCGCACCGCCAGCAGGATATTAAGCGCTTTGTCACTGCGCTTTATTTTGCAAAAACAGGCGTTACCGAAGGGGTATTAGTGAACTGCACCTATGAACTGGCCAATGGTCAGGAAATTGACTTAACGTACAGCCGTAAAGGAGAAGAGGACATACTCAGCAATTTAATTGTTTCAATTGATGGGAATACAAACTGGTATCCAGAATCGGCATCAAAAAGCGAACGTTTTTATGATTGTGATAAATCGGCGGACGCCTGTAGCTTTACTCCGCTGAGGACCGTTTACAATTAA
- the fieF gene encoding CDF family cation-efflux transporter FieF (FieF, a metal efflux transporter, is a member of the CDF (cation diffusion facilitator) family of transporters.), whose protein sequence is MNQTYGRLVSRAAIAATVMASLLLLIKIFAWWYTGSVSILAALVDSLVDIAASLTNLLVVRYSLQPADDEHTFGHGKAESLAALAQSMFISGSALFLFLTGIQHLITPTPMNDPGVGVVVTIIALISTIVLVTFQRWVVKRTQSQAVRADMLHYQSDVMMNGAILVALGLAWYGWHRADALFALGIGVYILYSALRMGYDAVQSLLDRALPDAERQEIIEIVTSWPGVSGAHDLRTRQSGPTRFIQIHLEMEDNLPLVQAHLVAEQVEQAILRRFPGSDVIIHQDPCSVVPKEDKRFELS, encoded by the coding sequence ATGAATCAAACTTATGGACGGCTGGTCAGCCGGGCGGCTATCGCTGCGACGGTGATGGCGTCGCTGTTACTTTTGATCAAAATTTTTGCGTGGTGGTACACCGGTTCGGTAAGCATTCTGGCTGCGCTGGTCGACTCGCTGGTGGATATTGCCGCCTCGCTGACCAATCTGCTGGTGGTGCGCTACTCGCTGCAACCGGCGGATGATGAGCATACTTTTGGTCACGGGAAGGCGGAGTCACTGGCGGCGCTGGCGCAAAGCATGTTTATTTCCGGCTCGGCGCTGTTTCTGTTTTTAACCGGCATCCAGCATTTAATCACCCCTACGCCGATGAACGATCCCGGCGTGGGCGTAGTGGTAACGATTATCGCCCTGATATCGACGATTGTGCTGGTCACGTTTCAGCGCTGGGTGGTAAAACGGACACAAAGCCAGGCGGTGCGGGCGGATATGCTTCATTATCAGTCTGATGTTATGATGAACGGCGCTATTCTGGTTGCGCTCGGGCTTGCCTGGTACGGCTGGCATCGGGCGGATGCGCTGTTTGCGCTGGGCATCGGCGTCTATATTTTGTATAGCGCGTTGCGCATGGGCTATGATGCAGTGCAGTCGTTGCTGGATCGCGCCTTACCCGATGCAGAACGTCAGGAAATCATTGAAATCGTGACCTCATGGCCGGGCGTTAGCGGCGCTCACGATCTCAGAACGCGGCAGTCAGGGCCGACCCGCTTTATACAGATTCATTTGGAAATGGAAGATAATCTGCCGCTCGTTCAGGCGCATCTGGTGGCTGAACAGGTGGAGCAGGCGATCCTGCGGCGTTTCCCGGGTTCGGATGTGATTATCCATCAGGATCCGTGTTCCGTTGTCCCTAAGGAAGACAAACGGTTTGAGCTTTCGTAA